One window of the Desulfobulbaceae bacterium DB1 genome contains the following:
- a CDS encoding RNA-binding transcriptional accessory protein: MSHHEIIAREMHLREQQVAAVAALLAEGATVPFIARYRKEATGSLEDTQIAAVRDRIEKLAELDKRRQAIVASLAERDLLTDVLSRKISLARDLATLEDIYLPHRRKRRTRATQAREKGLEPLAGLLFAQKGERIDPASFVDPEKGCANEDDALAGSRDIIAEWVSEDAEVRTVLRQFFAKESIIQSRLVKKNEENGAKFKDYFDWQEPAAKVPSHRLLAMLRGEREKILTLAIRPPEEKGVGYLLKKFSKQQDAAGRQVALAVEDSYKRLLAPSLENELRTNLKARADAEAIAVFAENLRELLLASPLGEKRLLALDPGFRTGAKLVCLDGQGTLLQHATIYPTHGGEKLRQAGETIRQLCATYQVQAIAIGSGTAGRETEAFVRSLNLAPDIVITMVNESGASIYSASDAAREEFPGLDVTIRGAISIGRRLQDPLAELVKIDPKSIGVGQYQHDVDQAELKKSLEDVVESCVNSVGVEVNTASVQLLTFVSGLGPGPAKNIVHYRQENGPFTERQQLRKVPRLGPKAYEQCAGFLRIRGAKNPLDASGVHPERYDLVGQMARDLGCSVAELIGNAAAREKINLEKYLSDAVGLPTLHDIMAELAKPGRDPRKAFTVFQFAEGVNAIEDLYPEMRLPGIVTNVTRFGAFVDIGVHQDGLVHISQLADRFVKDPAEIVKIGQQLLVRVMEIDIPRKRITLSLKMEERSPGVATHLP, from the coding sequence ATGAGTCATCATGAAATCATTGCCCGGGAAATGCATCTCCGGGAGCAGCAGGTTGCCGCTGTTGCCGCTTTGCTGGCAGAGGGCGCGACCGTGCCGTTTATTGCCCGCTACCGCAAAGAGGCAACCGGGTCCCTGGAAGATACGCAGATCGCCGCGGTACGGGACCGGATTGAAAAACTTGCCGAGCTCGACAAACGCAGGCAGGCGATTGTTGCTTCCCTTGCCGAACGCGATTTGCTCACCGATGTTCTTAGCCGGAAAATCTCTCTTGCCCGGGATCTTGCCACCCTGGAAGACATCTACCTGCCGCACCGCCGGAAACGCCGGACCCGGGCAACCCAGGCCAGGGAAAAAGGACTTGAACCCCTGGCCGGGCTTTTGTTTGCCCAGAAGGGGGAGAGGATCGACCCGGCGTCCTTTGTTGACCCGGAAAAGGGCTGCGCCAACGAAGACGATGCCCTGGCGGGCAGCCGGGACATTATTGCTGAATGGGTCAGTGAAGATGCCGAGGTGCGAACGGTTTTGCGCCAATTTTTTGCCAAGGAAAGCATCATTCAGTCAAGGCTGGTGAAAAAGAACGAGGAAAACGGGGCGAAGTTCAAGGACTATTTTGACTGGCAGGAACCGGCGGCCAAGGTGCCGAGTCACCGGTTGCTCGCCATGCTGCGGGGCGAGCGCGAAAAAATACTCACCCTGGCCATCCGCCCTCCCGAGGAAAAAGGGGTCGGATATTTACTGAAAAAATTCAGTAAACAGCAGGATGCTGCCGGCCGGCAGGTGGCCCTGGCGGTGGAGGACAGCTATAAACGGTTGCTTGCGCCATCGCTGGAAAATGAACTGCGCACCAACCTGAAAGCCCGGGCCGACGCCGAAGCTATCGCCGTTTTTGCCGAGAATCTCCGGGAACTTTTGCTTGCCTCGCCCCTGGGCGAGAAACGTTTACTGGCCCTTGACCCGGGGTTCAGGACAGGCGCCAAGCTGGTCTGCCTTGACGGGCAGGGCACGCTCCTCCAGCATGCGACCATTTATCCTACCCATGGCGGAGAAAAACTGCGCCAGGCCGGGGAGACAATCCGTCAACTCTGCGCGACTTACCAGGTGCAAGCCATTGCCATCGGCAGCGGCACCGCCGGCCGCGAAACAGAGGCCTTTGTCCGCAGCCTGAATCTTGCGCCGGATATCGTCATTACCATGGTGAATGAAAGCGGCGCTTCCATCTATTCAGCCTCGGATGCGGCCCGGGAGGAATTCCCCGGGCTTGATGTGACGATTCGCGGCGCCATATCCATCGGTCGCCGTTTGCAGGACCCGCTGGCGGAACTGGTGAAGATAGATCCCAAGTCCATCGGGGTGGGACAGTACCAGCACGATGTCGACCAGGCGGAACTCAAAAAAAGTCTGGAGGACGTCGTCGAAAGCTGCGTCAACAGTGTCGGCGTGGAGGTCAACACGGCAAGCGTTCAGCTTCTCACCTTTGTCTCCGGCCTTGGTCCGGGACCGGCAAAAAATATCGTGCACTACCGGCAGGAAAACGGCCCTTTCACCGAGCGGCAACAACTCAGGAAAGTCCCCCGTCTGGGGCCGAAGGCCTATGAACAGTGCGCCGGATTTCTGCGCATCAGAGGGGCGAAAAATCCCCTTGATGCAAGCGGCGTCCATCCGGAACGCTACGACCTCGTCGGGCAGATGGCGCGGGATCTGGGCTGCTCGGTTGCCGAACTGATCGGCAATGCAGCGGCCAGGGAAAAAATCAATCTGGAAAAATACCTCTCCGATGCGGTTGGGCTGCCGACCTTGCACGACATCATGGCGGAACTTGCCAAACCGGGCCGTGACCCGCGCAAGGCGTTCACCGTCTTTCAGTTCGCTGAAGGCGTCAATGCCATTGAGGACCTGTATCCGGAAATGCGGCTGCCGGGAATCGTCACCAATGTCACCCGATTCGGCGCCTTTGTCGACATCGGGGTGCATCAGGATGGTCTTGTCCACATCAGTCAACTGGCGGACCGCTTTGTCAAGGACCCGGCGGAAATCGTTAAAATCGGCCAACAGCTGCTGGTTCGCGTCATGGAAATCGATATCCCGCGAAAACGGATAACCCTTTCCCTGAAAATGGAGGAGCGTTCGCCGGGAGTTGCAACTCATCTCCCGTGA
- a CDS encoding F0F1 ATP synthase subunit A: MKFSPDQFILIEWGWGHLNATILFTWLEMFLLVGGSWLITRKLGSGMKLNRRQNLLEILVGGIANHIEEITRQKADPFLPFVGTLFLFILLSNILAVIPFYPTPTASLSTTSALAFCVFIAVPVFGLSTRSLGNYLGEYIKPSPFMLPFNLLGDISRTFALAVRLYGNLMSGSVVGFVLLLIVPFFFPVVMSALGLLTGTIQAYIFALLAMIYIASMLKNKEVENGPPTQSTK; the protein is encoded by the coding sequence ATGAAATTTTCGCCGGATCAATTCATTCTGATCGAATGGGGATGGGGGCACCTCAATGCGACAATTCTCTTCACCTGGCTGGAAATGTTCCTGCTGGTCGGGGGATCATGGCTTATCACCAGAAAGCTCGGCAGCGGCATGAAATTAAACCGCCGGCAGAATCTGCTCGAAATCCTGGTCGGCGGCATCGCCAATCACATCGAAGAGATCACCAGGCAGAAAGCCGATCCTTTTCTCCCCTTTGTCGGCACCCTTTTTCTTTTCATTCTTCTTTCCAACATTCTTGCCGTCATTCCCTTTTACCCGACCCCCACCGCCTCATTGTCCACCACCAGCGCCCTGGCGTTCTGCGTCTTTATCGCGGTGCCGGTATTCGGCCTTTCGACAAGGAGCCTGGGCAACTATCTGGGGGAATATATCAAACCTTCCCCGTTCATGCTGCCGTTTAACCTTCTCGGGGACATATCCCGCACCTTTGCCCTGGCCGTCCGTTTATACGGCAATCTGATGAGCGGCTCTGTCGTCGGCTTTGTTCTCCTGCTTATCGTGCCTTTTTTCTTTCCGGTGGTCATGAGCGCCCTCGGTCTTCTTACCGGAACCATACAGGCTTACATCTTTGCCCTGCTTGCCATGATCTATATTGCGTCAATGTTGAAAAACAAAGAAGTAGAAAACGGACCACCCACACAATCCACCAAATGA
- a CDS encoding beta-(1-3)-glucosyl transferase: MNRSTILIAIAIAVISISLWAVTNQPEHEPAWPERIQGFSFSPMRIGQSAVTHILPSVEEIDADLQLLAGKTHAVRSYTTEGTLAEIPRLANKYGLNVTLGAWLDGDLGKNDKEIRDAIRIARENYQNVVRVVVGNESILRGDLTVDEVSEYLEWARDELNVPVSTAEPWHVWIRYPELVEHVDYIAVHMLPYWEGVDLDRAVDYVVDHVNLLKNTFPDKQVIIGEVGWPSNGRTRISAVASTANQAAFLRRFLERAQQENYTYYIMEAFDQPWKRVSEGSVGAYWGVYNVERQPKFPFTSPIVKIPEWRTLAAISVVIALITFALLLIDSRTLRPRGRSFLAVIAFGAATAAVWIVYTYTRQYMTLASVLVGILMVVGIVGVVVILLAEAHEWAEATWLAEWRRPFTIRKLPREKLPMVSVHVPAYNEPPDMMIETLDALAMMDYPLFEVIVIDNNTKDPAVWQPVQAHCAKLGPRFRFFHVDPLAGFKAGALNFALKHTSPDATVVAVIDSDYIVTPDWLHDLASQFDNQSIAIVQAPQDYRDDKENLFKAMCYAEYQGFFYIGMQTRNERNAIIQHGTMTMVRKSVLEEVGGWAEWCITEDAELGLRIFERGYEATYIPQTYGKGVMPDTFIDFKKQRFRWAYGAVQIMRHHAAALLFKKNTSLTRGQRYHFIAGWLPWMADSLNLIFTLAAVGWSIGMIYFPLKVDPPLVILSAMPLTLFVFKVGKMIYLYRTRIGATVGQTIASAIAGLSLSHTISQAILIGFVTKSKPFFRTPKQAKAHALLQALSTAREEGFIMLALWLSAFTVALRQGTETADLLIWVLMLLVQSIPYLASVIMSLVSGFSRTEKKIISSITSSPEVTSQENASHQ, translated from the coding sequence ATGAACAGATCAACCATCCTTATTGCCATTGCCATTGCCGTTATTTCAATCAGCTTGTGGGCCGTTACCAACCAGCCTGAACATGAACCGGCATGGCCTGAACGTATCCAGGGTTTTTCCTTTTCCCCCATGCGTATCGGCCAAAGCGCCGTTACCCATATCCTTCCTTCCGTGGAGGAAATTGATGCCGATCTGCAGCTGCTTGCCGGCAAAACCCATGCCGTGCGCAGCTACACCACTGAAGGAACGCTGGCTGAAATTCCCCGACTGGCCAACAAATACGGACTCAACGTCACCCTCGGCGCGTGGCTTGACGGCGATCTCGGCAAAAACGACAAGGAAATCCGCGATGCCATCAGGATAGCCAGGGAAAACTACCAGAATGTCGTCAGGGTTGTTGTCGGCAACGAATCGATCCTGCGCGGCGATCTGACGGTTGACGAGGTCTCCGAATATCTCGAATGGGCCCGGGATGAGCTGAACGTGCCGGTAAGCACCGCCGAGCCGTGGCATGTCTGGATCAGGTATCCGGAACTTGTCGAACATGTCGATTATATCGCCGTTCATATGCTGCCCTATTGGGAGGGGGTTGACCTCGACCGTGCGGTTGATTACGTCGTCGACCATGTCAATCTGCTGAAAAATACCTTTCCGGACAAGCAGGTCATCATCGGCGAGGTGGGCTGGCCCAGCAACGGCAGGACGCGCATCTCCGCCGTGGCCAGCACCGCCAACCAGGCCGCCTTTCTGCGCCGCTTCCTGGAGAGGGCTCAGCAGGAAAACTATACCTACTATATCATGGAGGCCTTTGACCAGCCCTGGAAACGGGTTTCGGAGGGTTCCGTCGGGGCGTACTGGGGGGTTTACAATGTTGAACGGCAACCGAAATTCCCCTTCACCTCGCCCATTGTCAAAATCCCCGAATGGAGAACTCTTGCCGCCATCTCGGTGGTAATCGCTCTCATCACCTTTGCCCTGCTGCTTATCGACAGCAGGACACTGCGGCCCCGCGGCCGCAGCTTTCTCGCGGTTATCGCCTTTGGCGCGGCAACAGCCGCCGTCTGGATCGTCTACACCTACACACGGCAGTACATGACCCTCGCTTCCGTGCTGGTCGGCATCCTGATGGTGGTGGGTATTGTCGGCGTTGTGGTTATCCTGCTGGCCGAGGCCCATGAATGGGCCGAGGCAACCTGGCTGGCCGAGTGGCGTCGCCCCTTTACCATCCGGAAGCTGCCGAGGGAAAAACTCCCCATGGTATCGGTGCATGTACCGGCCTATAACGAACCGCCGGACATGATGATTGAAACCCTCGATGCCCTTGCCATGATGGATTATCCCCTCTTCGAGGTCATCGTCATTGACAACAACACCAAGGACCCGGCGGTCTGGCAGCCGGTACAGGCTCATTGTGCAAAACTCGGCCCGCGTTTCCGCTTCTTTCATGTGGACCCTCTTGCCGGATTCAAAGCCGGTGCGCTTAATTTCGCACTCAAACATACGTCGCCTGACGCCACCGTCGTAGCAGTCATTGACAGCGATTACATCGTCACGCCGGACTGGCTGCACGATCTGGCCTCCCAGTTCGACAATCAATCCATCGCCATTGTTCAGGCTCCCCAGGATTATCGTGACGACAAGGAAAACCTTTTCAAGGCCATGTGCTATGCCGAATACCAGGGCTTCTTCTATATCGGCATGCAGACCAGAAATGAACGAAATGCCATTATCCAGCACGGCACCATGACAATGGTGCGCAAGTCGGTGCTGGAGGAAGTCGGCGGTTGGGCGGAATGGTGTATAACCGAGGATGCCGAACTGGGTCTGCGCATCTTTGAACGCGGCTATGAAGCCACCTATATTCCCCAGACCTACGGCAAGGGCGTCATGCCCGACACCTTCATCGATTTCAAAAAACAACGTTTCCGCTGGGCCTACGGGGCGGTTCAGATCATGCGGCACCATGCGGCCGCGCTCTTGTTCAAAAAAAATACCTCTCTTACCCGCGGGCAACGGTATCACTTTATTGCCGGCTGGCTGCCATGGATGGCTGACAGCTTGAATCTCATTTTCACCCTGGCCGCCGTCGGCTGGTCCATCGGCATGATATATTTCCCGCTGAAGGTTGATCCGCCGCTGGTGATCCTTTCCGCCATGCCGCTCACCCTGTTTGTTTTCAAGGTGGGGAAAATGATTTATCTCTACCGCACGAGAATAGGGGCAACAGTCGGCCAGACTATCGCCTCGGCCATTGCCGGATTGTCGCTTTCCCATACGATTTCCCAGGCGATCCTCATCGGTTTTGTCACCAAAAGCAAACCCTTTTTCCGCACCCCGAAACAGGCCAAGGCGCATGCCCTGCTCCAGGCCCTGTCCACTGCCAGGGAAGAAGGGTTCATCATGCTTGCCCTCTGGTTGTCCGCGTTTACCGTAGCCTTGCGCCAGGGAACGGAAACCGCGGACCTGCTGATATGGGTTCTGATGCTGCTGGTCCAGTCGATTCCCTACCTGGCATCGGTGATCATGTCGCTTGTCAGCGGATTTTCACGAACCGAAAAGAAGATCATCAGCAGCATTACTTCTTCTCCCGAGGTAACTTCGCAAGAAAATGCCTCTCACCAATGA
- a CDS encoding ATP synthase F0 subunit C, with product METIPLIGMMSVLGAGLCMGLGAIGPAIGEGMAAAAALRSLAQQPDESGAITRTLFVSMAMIESTGIYAFVVAMLLLFANPFWDYAIKQAGG from the coding sequence ATGGAAACAATACCATTAATCGGCATGATGTCGGTACTCGGCGCCGGACTCTGCATGGGACTCGGCGCCATCGGTCCGGCTATCGGCGAGGGCATGGCCGCTGCCGCTGCCCTGCGCTCGCTCGCCCAGCAGCCTGATGAGTCAGGGGCCATTACCCGCACCCTGTTTGTCTCCATGGCCATGATTGAATCAACCGGCATTTACGCCTTTGTCGTCGCCATGCTTCTTCTTTTTGCCAATCCCTTCTGGGACTATGCAATCAAACAGGCCGGCGGATAA